CTCGTGAAGAAAGACGCAAATGGCGAATGGGTGGCGAAGGATGTCGCTTCAATTGGAGATCCGTCCAAGATACCGCTGCCCGTCGATATCTCGATAGCGTCTGATGCGAAGTCCCTCTGGATCAACACCTTCCTCGACGGCAAGACCCGACTATTCGACCTATCCAATCCGGAAAAGCCCGTGCAGATTTATGAGAAGCAAACCGGGAGCCAAGTCAACATGGTCTCCCAAAGCTGGGATGGAAAACGGGTCTACGTGACCACTTCGCTGCTTTCGAATTGGGACAAGAAGGGCGCTGACGACGAGCAATTCCTGAAAGCATTCGAATGGGACGGCAAGGAGCTGGCCCAGAAATTCGAGGTCGACTTCTATAAAGAGAAGCTTGGCCGCGCTCATCATATGAAGTTTACGGGAGGGGCGCTGTCTCCGACCGGCTATCCGGCCGGCACGATGGATCCCGATTGATCTCTTTGTCCTGCGCAACACGATCGTTAACGATCCGGTGTTTGGCGGCCGCTGCTCTCTTTACGGGAGTGGCGGGAGCCGCATCCGCTGCGGAGCCCGGAGGATTACCTTTTCCGGCGCCGGGAACCTACAAACTCGACAGGATACAGCGTGTACCCTTCAGCATCGTTCGTGACGGGCCTGGACTGCCGCACCTTCTCTCCACCTACACGACTGGAAAAATAACCCTCCTGACGTTCTTCTATACGCTGTGCACGGACCCCCAGGGTTGCCCCCTGGCTTGGAACGCATTCGAGGCGGTGCGTGAAAAAATCAAGGCCGATCCTGTATTGCATGGCAAGGCACAGCTGGTGTTTTTTAGTTTCGATCCGGTGCACGATAACGGCGAAACCCTGCAATTTTTTGCGGAAAGCTACAAGGCGGATTCCGGCATTATTCCCTGGCGCTTCAT
The Terriglobia bacterium genome window above contains:
- a CDS encoding selenium-binding protein SBP56-related protein yields the protein TFYALPGRVLVGGLSNSKDHGGETGIAVYSNAGQFLSARPMPVTNGGDGYGYDIGINPAKNALLTSSFTGWNNYMMDFGTLVKDPDAMKHFGATMVMWNLKSMQPAQIFSVPGAPLEVRWSLKKGDDWAITATALTAQLWLVKKDANGEWVAKDVASIGDPSKIPLPVDISIASDAKSLWINTFLDGKTRLFDLSNPEKPVQIYEKQTGSQVNMVSQSWDGKRVYVTTSLLSNWDKKGADDEQFLKAFEWDGKELAQKFEVDFYKEKLGRAHHMKFTGGALSPTGYPAGTMDPD
- a CDS encoding SCO family protein; its protein translation is MAGAASAAEPGGLPFPAPGTYKLDRIQRVPFSIVRDGPGLPHLLSTYTTGKITLLTFFYTLCTDPQGCPLAWNAFEAVREKIKADPVLHGKAQLVFFSFDPVHDNGETLQFFAESYKADSGIIPWRFIGSWSNLFLEYTLRSFGQEISTRTNASGGKRVVIEHLLKVFLIDPEGWVREIYTSAFLDPDVLINDIKTLQLDENKINLSN